In Pseudoroseomonas cervicalis, the DNA window GTCGGGCGGCGCGGGCAGGCGCTGGCGCAGATCGTGCCAGCCCTCCCACGGGTCGCGGCGCTGCCGCGCCAGCCGCTTCGGCACGGTCTCCAGCGTGAAGGCCAGCGGGTCCAGGCCCGGCTTCACCTCGCGCCAGGCGAGCGGCGTCGCCACCGGCGCGCCCGGCCGGGCGCGCGGCGAGAAGCTGGCCACCGCCGTGGCGCCGCGCCCGTTGCGCAGCCAGTCGATCAGGATGCGGCCGCGCCGCTTCGCCTTGGAGACGGTGGCGACGAAGCGGCGCGGCGCGGCGGCCGACAGCGTCTCGGCGATGCCGCGCGCGAAATCGCGCAGCGAATCCCAATCCGCCCCCGGCGCCAGCGGGGCGACCAGATGCAGCCCCTTGCCGCCGCTGGTGCGGCAGAAGCTCTCCAGCCCGATGCCCCGCAGCGCGTCGCGGATGTCGCGCGCCGCCTGCACCACATCGTCGAAGACCACGCCCTCGCCAGGGTCGAGGTCCAGCACCAGCCGGTCCGGCTGGTCGGGCTCGGATTCGGGCGCGCCCCAGCCATGCAGCTCGATCGCCGCGAGCTGGGCGCAGGCCAGCAGCCCGTCCAGGCCATCCACCGCCAGATAGGGGTCGCCCTGGCTCTCCCCGGCGCGCAGGGCGGGCGGGTTGCCGCGCATGGCGTGCTTCTGAAAGAAGCTCTCTCCGTCGATACCCTCCGGGCAGCGCAGCAGGGCCAGCGGCCGCTGGGCGATGCCGGGCAGGGCATGCTCCGCCACGGCGCGCCAGTAATCGGCCAGATCCTGCTTGGTGATGCCGGGCCAGAGCTCACGTTCGGGATGCGTCAGCCGTGGCGCGGCCGGGTCGCCCTTGCCCTTTCCGGCCGCGCGCGCCGGGCTGGCACGGGCCGGTTTCGTGGGGGGCGGCTCGGGCGGGTCTTCCGGCGCGGCGCGGGCGCCGCCGCGCGTGGCGGGCAGCCGGTGTTCCTTGCCCTCGGCCTCCACCACGGCGCGGCGCACCTGGCCGGCGCGCTTGTCCTCCCGCAGGCCCAGGAAGACGGCCTGCCGTACCCGTCCGGCGGCGGTCCAGCCGATGAAGCGGATCTCGGCCACCAGCTCCGGCCGCACCCAGTGGATCGCGCGCTCCGGCGGGTCGCCGGCATGGCGCAGCGCCGGGCGGCCGGCGGCGAGCCGGTCCAGGCGGCGGCGCAGATCGCGCAGCGTGCCGGCATCGAAGCCGGTGCCGACGCCGCCCGCATAATGGAGCGCGCCGTCGAGGTCGTAATAGCCCAGATGCAGCGCGCCGAAATGCTGGCGGCTGCCGGCGGGGGGCGTCCAGCCCAGGATCACCAGCTCCTCCCGCCCGCCGCATTTCAGCTTGCGCCAGGCGGTGCTGCGGCCGGCGGCGTAGGGTGCGTCGGCGCGCTTGCTGATGATGCCTTCCAGCCCCATGGCGCAGGCGCGGGCCCGCATCGCCTCGGCCTGGCCTTCGACATGGTCGCTGTAGCGCAGCCGGTCGTCGAAGCCGACCAGCCGCTGCAGCGCCGCCTTGCGCGCCACCAGCGGAGCGCGGCGCAGATCCCAGCCCTCCCAGTGCAGCAGGTCGAACAGATAGAGATGCAGCCCGCCGGTGCGGCCCTCCGACAGGGCTTTCTGCAGATCGCCGAAGGAGGAAAGCCCGTCGCGCCGCAGCGCCACCAGCTCGCCATCCAGGAGCGCGTCGCGCGGGCCCAGCGCCTCGGCGGCTTTCGCCAGCTCCGGCAGGCGGTGGGTCCAGTCCTGCGCGCCGCGGGTGATCAGCCTTGCCTTGCCGCCCTGCAGCCGCAGCAGGATACGGTAGCCATCGAACTTCACCTCGCTGAGCCAGCCGGGCTCCTCGGGCAGTTCGGTGGCCAGGCTCGCCAGCTGCGGGCGCGCCTCCTTCGGCAGGCCGGCGCGGCGGGCGCCGGGGGCAGGGGGCGTGTCCGGGCGGGCGGGGGCGGCGCGGCCTTTCGTCCCGGGTGCCGCCGGCCGGCCGGGGGCGGTCGCCTGGGCGGCGATCCGGGCGGGGGTCGCGCCGGAGCCACGCGATGATCCTTTTTCCGCGGCCCGCGACGCTGCCTTGCGGGAGGCCTCCCGCGTCTCTGCCGACGCCGTCCCGCTGGCACGGCCTGCCTGGCCCCGGCTGGCGACGGGCTTGCCGCCCCGCGCCCGGCCTGGCGCCGGTGGCGCTTCGATCGCTGCCTCCAGCCGCGCCGCATCGGCGCCGGGCTGGACGAAATCGTCGCGCTCCTTGATCAGCAGCCAGTTCTCACCCTTCTCCCGCCCGCGTGGCGCCATGCGCACCAGCACGAAGCGGCCCCGCAGCCGGCGGCCCTCCAGGGTAAATTTCAGCTCGCCCCTGGCCAGGGCGGCGGCGGGGTCGGCCGGGCCGTCCCACCGGCCATAATCCCAGCGCTCCACCGTGCCGGCGCCATACTGGCCCTCCGGGATGGTGCCGGCGAATTCGGCATAGGCGAGGGGATGGTCCTCGGTGCGCACCGCCAGGCGCTTGTCGGCGGGGTCCAGGGAGGGCCCCTTCGGCACCGCCCAGCTCCACAGCACGCCGCCATGCTCCAGGCGGAAATCCCAGTGCAGGCGGCGCGCATCATGCTTCTGCACGACGAAGATGGGCGGGCGGCGGCCGGCGCGAGGCGCGGCGGGGCCGGGCTCCGGCGTGCGGTCGAAATGCCGTTTCTGCCGGTAGCGCTCCAGGCTCGGCGCGGGGGACGGCGAAGCCGCCATCGCCGCCTCCCGCCCCGGCTCAGCGCTTGGCGGGCGGCGGCTCGACCGGCTCGGCCGTGCCGTATTGCGTGCCCGGGAATTCCTTGTGCGCGGTGGGCGGCACCGGGCGCGGCTGCGGGTCCTCGCGCGGCGGCGCCTCCGGCGGCGGCGGGCTGGGCGCGGGCGGCGCCTCGGCCGGCCGCTCCGGGATGCTGGGCGGCGGCTGCGGCGTCTCCGGCGTCAGCTGCGCGCGGCGCGTCTCGGCCTGGCCGGCATGGGTGCTGGCCTGGCCATCGCCGGCGGGCGGGCGGGGCGGCTGTCGGGTGTCGGACATGGCGGATCCTCCTTGCAGAACGGGTGCGGCGGCCGGGGCGCCCGCGGGCGCCGCGCGGCCGTCAGCGCGATGCGGCCAGCCGCAGCTCGCCCAATGGACGCCCCGCCTGCTCGGCCGCGGCCGGCAGGCCCTGGCCGAGCCGCAGCGCGGCCTCCCGCACCGAGGCGCGATGCGCGGCCAGGCGCTGCGCCAGCGCCGCCCGCAGCGCGTAGGACGGGCTGTCTTCCTGGGTTTCGGAAAGCGGCGCGAAGCGGGTCAGGGGCATCAATCGGGTTCCAGGTGGGATCTCGGCCTCGGCGACTGCCGGCGCGGGACCGCGCCGGCCGGTGCGTCAGGCCTCGCCGGCGGCCGGCTCGCTGGCGGAGCGGCCGGTCTTGCTGTGGGTCGCCTGGCCGCCCTTGCGGCCGGCCTGCGCCGCCAGGCTGCGGTCGCGGGAGAAGGAACGGTCGGCCGCCTTGACCGCCTGGCCGCCCTTGCGGCCGGCCTCGGCGGCGAGGCTCGGATCCTGGGCGAAGCTGCGCTTGGCCGCGGGCACGGACTGGCCGCCCTTGGAGGCGATGCTGCGCTGCTTCTCCTGGTCCATCGAGGCGAAGCCCTGCTTGCCGCCGCCGCTGCTGCGAGTCTGACTCATGGTCATGCTCCTGTCGCTGGCCCCGCGCCGGGGCCGGTGGGGTTGAAGGGGCCGGGCATCGCGACGCCCAGGCTTCCGACCAACCGCCCCGCTTCGCTCAAGTTCCCGCCCTGCTGGCGCTGCTGCGGAAAAACCGGCCGGTTCACGCCTGTGTGACCCGGGATGGGGACAGTCAGGTGCTCAGCACCGCCGAGAAGATGAAGCCCAGCACCACCAGGACCAGGGAGATCAGCAGCACCCAGCGGACGCGGCCGAGGGTGACGCCCTGCCGGGCCTCGTTGGTGGGGATGGGCTTGTCCGGCATCGGCGCCGCGTGGTGGCCGGGCGGCGGCTCGATGACGCGCTCGCGGGCAGGCTTGTCGCTGGTGTCGCTCATGGCGGCAGGCTCCCTCGATCGTGCCAGGGGGTACTCCCTGCGCTGGGGGAAAAAGCCTGGCGCCGCTTGAAGTTGCACCGCCGGGCCGGGGCGGGGGGGCTGCGCCACGCGGCGCCGCGGAACCGCGGGCGGGCCGCCGCGTTGCAGCGACATGGCCGCAACAGCGACAGGAGGCCCCGACATGTCCGGCAGCAGCCCCGCAACCCCGCCCCTGGCCCCCGATACCGGCGGCGCGCCGCCGCCGCTCGATCCGCCGCGCGGCGCGCCGCTGATCGCCTCCGACCGGGTCGAGGGCACGGCGGTCTACGACCCCTCCGGCAACAGGCTCGGCGCCATCGAGACGCTGATGATCGACAAGGTCGAGGGCCGCGTCGAATACGCCGTGCTGAGCTTCGGCGGGTTCCTGGGCTTCAACACCTCGCACTACCCGCTGCCCTGGGACCGGCTGCGCTATGACACCGGGCTCGGCGGCTATGTGGTCGATGTGACCGAGGCGCAGCTTTCCGCGGCGCCCTCCTATCCGCAGGACCAGCCGGTGGACTGGTCGGATCATGGCTGGGGGGAGAAGCTGCGCGGCTATTACGGGCCTTCGCCCTATGGCTCGCGCGACGGGCTCTGAGCCCATGCGAAAGGGGAGGGCGCGCGCCCTCCCCAAATGTCGTCCGCAGGATGCGCCCCCGGGCGGGGCGGCGCGCCGCCTAGCTGGCCAGCCGGCGGCGCTCCTCCAGCGAATGGCTGCGGTGGAATCGCGGCGCCGGCTGGCGCGTCGCATTCTCCTCCTCGAGCAGGGCGTAGAGGGCGGAGCGCGCCCGGTGCACCCGGCTCTTCACCGTGCCCACCGCGCAGCCCAGCACCTTCGCCACATCCTCGTAGGGCAGGCCGGAGCCGGCCACGAGGGTGAGGATCGAGCGGTGATCCTCCGGCAGGCGGTGGAAGATGCGCTGGAAATCGGACAGCTCCAGCCCCTCATCCTGGCGGGCGGAGACGGTGATGCGCTCCAGCTCGCTATCGTCCATCTCCCGCGTCAGCCGCCGCTTCGCCACGAATTCGTTGAGGAAGCGGTTGCGCAGGATGGTGAAGGCCCAGGCCTTGAAATTGGTTCCGGGCTGGAAGCGGTCGGCGGAATTGAGCATCCGCACCACGGCGTCCTGCACCAGGTCATCCGCATCATGCCGGTTGCGCGTCAGGGACCGGGCATAGGCGCGGAGATCGGGCAGGCAGGCGAGCAGTTCATCTTCGATCGGCGCCATTTTGACCTGATTTGCTGACTGCATTGCCGGTTCAAACGTGCCGCCGGAGGGGGAGTTGCGACCCGCCGGCCACAGCGGGTGCGAAACGAAAGCGCGAAACCCCTCCACACGCGGATGTTAGGCGCACGTTAAGATGCTGCGCTGCGGCGACCCGATCGCGCCCGCCGGTGGTCGGCGGGCGGCGCCGCAGCCAGGGCGGCCGCGCCGCCCCAGCAGGAGAGTTCCCCCATGTATCTCGACCGTCCCGTCGCCGCCCAGGACCTGCCCGCCAGCCGCCAGGGCAGCCTGCAGGCGCGATTCGACAATCTGTCCCTGCGGCTGGAGGAGCAAAGCCGCAGCCTCTGGTGCCACATGACCCCCGCCGGCAAGCCCAGCTACACCATGGCGCTGATGCGCGACGTGCACGCCATGCAGCACCATGTGGCGGCGCAGTTCTCGGCCAGCGCCACGCCGCCGGCCGATTGGTTCGTCATGGCCTCCGCCGTGCCCGGCATCTACAATCTGGGCGGCGACCTGGCGCATTTCGCCGAGCGCATCCGCTCCCGCGACCACGAGTCGCTGGTGCGCTACGGCCATGTCGCGGTGGAGGCGATCCACCGCAACCACATCGCCTTCGGCCAGCCCATGGTGACGCTGGCCCTGGTGCAGGGCGACGCGCTGGGCGGCGGCTTCGAGCATGCGCTCTCCTTCGACATGATCGTGGCCGAGCGCAGCGCCAAGCTCGGCCTGCCGGAGGTGCTGTTCAACATGTTCCCCGGCATGGGCGCCTACAGCTTCCTCTCCCGCCGGATCGACCGGCGCCGGGCGGAGGCGCTGATCAGCTCGGGCCGCATCCACAGCGCCGAGGAGCTGCACGAGATGGGCGTGGTCGACATCCTGGCCGAGGATGGCGAGGGCGAGACGGTGGCGCGCGAATACATCGCCCGGCATGCCCGCAAGCACAACGCGCTGCTGACCATGCTGCGGGCGCGCCGCCGGGTCGACCCGGTCACGCTGGAGGAGCTGCGCGACGTGGTCGAGATGTGGGCCGCGGCGGCGATGAATCTGGGCGAGGCCGACCTGAAGAAGATGGACCGGCTGGTGGCGGCGCAGGACCGGCGCCTGGCCGCCATGGGCTCGCCCGGCTACGCGACCGCGGCCGAATGAGCCGGCATCGCGCCGGCGCGCCGGGACCCCTCCCGGCGCGCCGGTGGTTGTGGGGTTGCGGGCGGGCGCCGGCCGGGCCGGTGCCCGGCGGCGGGGAGGCGGGCGCGGCGGCACCGGGGGAGCCCGCCGCGACACCGTCGCCGCGCCGCGGCGGGCTCAGCCGCGATGGCTCTGCCCGTTGCTGGCGGGCAGCAGCGCCTGGCGCAGCCGCTCGAGCTCCGCCCGCGCGCGCAGCGCCAGATCGGCGCCCTCGCGCATCACCTCCTCGCGGCTCAGCTTGCGCCATTCGCCGCAGAGCCGGGTGATGCCGATGGCGCCGAGATTGGCGGCGCTGCTGCGCAGCGCATGCGCCTCGGCATGGAAGCGCGCCATGTCGCCCTGCAGCG includes these proteins:
- the ligD gene encoding DNA ligase D codes for the protein MAASPSPAPSLERYRQKRHFDRTPEPGPAAPRAGRRPPIFVVQKHDARRLHWDFRLEHGGVLWSWAVPKGPSLDPADKRLAVRTEDHPLAYAEFAGTIPEGQYGAGTVERWDYGRWDGPADPAAALARGELKFTLEGRRLRGRFVLVRMAPRGREKGENWLLIKERDDFVQPGADAARLEAAIEAPPAPGRARGGKPVASRGQAGRASGTASAETREASRKAASRAAEKGSSRGSGATPARIAAQATAPGRPAAPGTKGRAAPARPDTPPAPGARRAGLPKEARPQLASLATELPEEPGWLSEVKFDGYRILLRLQGGKARLITRGAQDWTHRLPELAKAAEALGPRDALLDGELVALRRDGLSSFGDLQKALSEGRTGGLHLYLFDLLHWEGWDLRRAPLVARKAALQRLVGFDDRLRYSDHVEGQAEAMRARACAMGLEGIISKRADAPYAAGRSTAWRKLKCGGREELVILGWTPPAGSRQHFGALHLGYYDLDGALHYAGGVGTGFDAGTLRDLRRRLDRLAAGRPALRHAGDPPERAIHWVRPELVAEIRFIGWTAAGRVRQAVFLGLREDKRAGQVRRAVVEAEGKEHRLPATRGGARAAPEDPPEPPPTKPARASPARAAGKGKGDPAAPRLTHPERELWPGITKQDLADYWRAVAEHALPGIAQRPLALLRCPEGIDGESFFQKHAMRGNPPALRAGESQGDPYLAVDGLDGLLACAQLAAIELHGWGAPESEPDQPDRLVLDLDPGEGVVFDDVVQAARDIRDALRGIGLESFCRTSGGKGLHLVAPLAPGADWDSLRDFARGIAETLSAAAPRRFVATVSKAKRRGRILIDWLRNGRGATAVASFSPRARPGAPVATPLAWREVKPGLDPLAFTLETVPKRLARQRRDPWEGWHDLRQRLPAPPDAAPKTKRSR
- a CDS encoding general stress protein; this translates as MTMSQTRSSGGGKQGFASMDQEKQRSIASKGGQSVPAAKRSFAQDPSLAAEAGRKGGQAVKAADRSFSRDRSLAAQAGRKGGQATHSKTGRSASEPAAGEA
- a CDS encoding PRC-barrel domain-containing protein, encoding MSGSSPATPPLAPDTGGAPPPLDPPRGAPLIASDRVEGTAVYDPSGNRLGAIETLMIDKVEGRVEYAVLSFGGFLGFNTSHYPLPWDRLRYDTGLGGYVVDVTEAQLSAAPSYPQDQPVDWSDHGWGEKLRGYYGPSPYGSRDGL
- a CDS encoding sigma-70 family RNA polymerase sigma factor, which gives rise to MAPIEDELLACLPDLRAYARSLTRNRHDADDLVQDAVVRMLNSADRFQPGTNFKAWAFTILRNRFLNEFVAKRRLTREMDDSELERITVSARQDEGLELSDFQRIFHRLPEDHRSILTLVAGSGLPYEDVAKVLGCAVGTVKSRVHRARSALYALLEEENATRQPAPRFHRSHSLEERRRLAS
- a CDS encoding crotonase/enoyl-CoA hydratase family protein — encoded protein: MYLDRPVAAQDLPASRQGSLQARFDNLSLRLEEQSRSLWCHMTPAGKPSYTMALMRDVHAMQHHVAAQFSASATPPADWFVMASAVPGIYNLGGDLAHFAERIRSRDHESLVRYGHVAVEAIHRNHIAFGQPMVTLALVQGDALGGGFEHALSFDMIVAERSAKLGLPEVLFNMFPGMGAYSFLSRRIDRRRAEALISSGRIHSAEELHEMGVVDILAEDGEGETVAREYIARHARKHNALLTMLRARRRVDPVTLEELRDVVEMWAAAAMNLGEADLKKMDRLVAAQDRRLAAMGSPGYATAAE